From a single Asticcacaulis sp. MM231 genomic region:
- a CDS encoding efflux RND transporter periplasmic adaptor subunit, with amino-acid sequence MFRSKASLLILVVALSGVGLTACGQKEEAAQVTAFKGETLRIAPHLIHDVKPVAATLTTRQMGEATARVSGVLTSLKVHEGDMVSQGQVIGFVQDQKLNLQTSAYDQATVAAEAQANLARAALGRTQTLFDKGIYAQAKLDQDKAAAAAADANVRAARAQASASGEGARQGAILAPASGRVIHATVPVGSVVMAGQSVATITAGNRIVRIELPEGQGQALQIGQSLSLDANGIRTSGTITEVYPSVSAGQMVADVTAPGLETVAIGQKVVAYIGIGQRNAVVLPRRFVATRYGLDYVRLLQKNGSVLETTVQTAPTGDPDQIEILGGLNVGDTVAVYGAGQ; translated from the coding sequence ATGTTCCGCTCCAAAGCTTCCCTTCTCATTCTTGTCGTCGCCTTATCTGGCGTGGGGCTTACGGCCTGCGGCCAAAAGGAAGAGGCCGCGCAAGTCACGGCCTTCAAGGGCGAAACGCTCCGCATCGCGCCCCATTTGATCCATGACGTCAAGCCGGTGGCAGCAACCCTGACCACACGACAGATGGGCGAAGCCACCGCGCGCGTCTCAGGCGTTCTGACGTCGCTGAAGGTTCATGAAGGCGATATGGTCTCACAAGGTCAGGTGATCGGTTTTGTGCAAGATCAAAAGCTCAATCTGCAAACAAGCGCTTACGATCAGGCCACCGTCGCCGCCGAAGCCCAGGCCAATCTGGCCCGCGCGGCCCTTGGACGGACCCAGACCCTGTTCGATAAGGGCATCTATGCGCAGGCAAAGCTCGATCAGGACAAGGCTGCCGCCGCAGCAGCCGATGCTAATGTGCGGGCCGCCCGCGCCCAGGCCTCGGCCAGCGGTGAAGGCGCCCGGCAAGGCGCGATCCTGGCCCCTGCATCAGGACGTGTTATTCATGCCACCGTACCCGTCGGCTCCGTTGTTATGGCGGGGCAATCGGTGGCGACCATAACCGCCGGCAATCGGATCGTGCGCATAGAATTGCCCGAAGGCCAGGGGCAGGCGCTGCAAATCGGCCAGTCTCTGTCACTTGATGCCAACGGTATTCGTACAAGCGGTACAATCACTGAGGTATACCCGTCGGTGTCCGCCGGTCAGATGGTGGCGGACGTCACCGCCCCCGGTCTTGAAACTGTGGCCATCGGCCAAAAGGTCGTCGCCTATATCGGTATTGGCCAGCGAAATGCCGTTGTTCTGCCCAGGCGTTTTGTCGCCACGCGTTACGGTCTGGACTATGTCCGCCTCCTGCAAAAGAACGGCAGTGTCCTCGAAACAACGGTCCAGACAGCCCCCACAGGTGATCCGGATCAGATCGAAATCCTGGGCGGGCTCAACGTCGGCGACACGGTTGCGGTCTATGGAGCAGGCCAATGA